Proteins encoded together in one Psychrobacter sp. 28M-43 window:
- a CDS encoding peptigoglycan-binding protein LysM encodes MSCHLSRRLTPVHRAVSMALLYSVGLAALIPSAQAATIGRTVVSSAQHEPLSASIVVTDIRAADFSASLANPVIYQQMGLTPTDSMQVHFQATSATSGQVLISTSQPVSKPFADLVLSINDNGQQNVVPKTLLMPLNDSLPINNASKNSVKGTQKLNLPSVSASAAKPLTVRKGAPPPLISVSNAAANKPTLANIATVDSSISRAVSNIQAPTVTATSQTSNLTYAPSRLDNGRLNSDSNIKNTISNAKKTDNGLSSANRLDSSSLNVNNNTETTKVSANDNAKASIKNTPILDKVLIDKPLDTLNIQVTRQIQPSRKHTDADVSPIPTPTTSILASNTEKNATSVVAASIGNATSKTPNSAINNVPSNDRAIDSTTTNQYQVQRNDSLWIIAQQIAQENNLDTSIVMKQIQSQNPDAFINKDADQLKADAKLILPSYDVIPSQKNLEAAIDAQRQYIRRANTAAMQKTAQRPFKKPSISTQAAKRPEKATTTKTQTLSKAQFSVLAPGRDGNADGTQAKAASNTGNGLSTDILATLKASRQQAASQAQRLSSTSSTLSSYTKKIQLQNQKLAELQARLEKLRNQ; translated from the coding sequence ATGTCTTGTCATTTATCTCGTCGCTTGACTCCTGTACATCGCGCGGTATCGATGGCATTACTTTATTCTGTAGGTTTGGCCGCTCTTATTCCAAGCGCGCAAGCGGCAACTATCGGTAGGACAGTGGTTAGCTCAGCCCAGCATGAACCGTTGAGCGCAAGTATCGTGGTTACTGACATACGAGCGGCTGATTTTTCAGCGAGCTTGGCCAATCCAGTTATTTATCAACAGATGGGCTTGACACCGACTGACTCAATGCAGGTGCACTTTCAAGCAACTTCTGCGACCAGTGGTCAGGTATTAATCAGCACATCACAGCCTGTGTCCAAGCCTTTTGCTGATTTGGTGTTATCGATCAATGATAATGGGCAGCAAAATGTTGTACCAAAAACATTATTAATGCCGTTAAACGATAGTCTACCGATTAATAATGCTTCCAAAAATAGTGTCAAAGGCACTCAGAAACTTAATTTACCAAGTGTTTCTGCAAGTGCTGCAAAACCGTTAACCGTAAGAAAAGGTGCACCGCCGCCATTAATATCGGTATCTAACGCTGCTGCAAATAAACCAACTCTAGCAAACATAGCAACAGTTGATTCTTCTATTTCTAGAGCAGTGTCTAACATACAAGCACCGACAGTGACAGCTACTTCGCAGACTAGCAATCTTACTTACGCGCCTAGTCGACTTGATAATGGGCGTTTAAATAGCGACTCTAATATAAAAAATACTATCAGTAATGCAAAGAAGACTGATAACGGACTTAGTTCAGCGAACCGTTTAGATAGCAGTTCCTTAAATGTAAATAACAACACTGAAACTACGAAAGTTAGTGCCAATGATAACGCCAAAGCAAGTATTAAAAACACTCCAATCTTAGATAAAGTATTGATTGATAAACCACTCGATACTCTAAATATTCAAGTCACACGGCAGATACAGCCGAGTCGTAAACATACAGACGCTGACGTATCACCCATACCTACTCCAACTACTAGCATCTTAGCAAGCAATACTGAGAAAAATGCTACTAGCGTCGTGGCAGCTTCTATTGGCAATGCAACGTCGAAAACCCCTAATAGCGCTATTAATAATGTACCTTCAAATGATAGAGCAATAGATAGTACGACAACTAATCAATACCAAGTACAACGTAACGATAGCCTATGGATTATTGCTCAGCAGATCGCGCAAGAAAATAATCTAGATACTTCCATTGTGATGAAGCAAATTCAGTCACAAAACCCTGATGCCTTTATCAATAAAGACGCAGATCAATTAAAAGCAGATGCTAAGCTTATTTTACCCAGTTATGATGTCATACCATCACAGAAAAACTTAGAAGCGGCTATCGATGCACAAAGACAGTATATTCGCAGAGCAAATACAGCGGCGATGCAAAAAACAGCTCAAAGACCTTTTAAAAAACCCTCTATAAGTACGCAAGCGGCCAAACGCCCTGAGAAAGCCACGACAACTAAAACACAGACTTTATCAAAAGCACAATTTTCTGTGCTTGCGCCTGGGCGAGATGGCAATGCAGATGGCACTCAAGCGAAAGCAGCATCAAACACAGGAAATGGTTTGAGCACAGATATATTAGCGACACTCAAAGCATCGCGGCAGCAGGCAGCATCACAAGCCCAACGTTTATCAAGTACAAGTAGCACTCTTAGCAGCTATACTAAAAAAATTCAATTACAAAACCAAAAATTGGCTGAGCTACAGGCTCGTCTCGAAAAATTACGCAATCAATAA
- the queA gene encoding tRNA preQ1(34) S-adenosylmethionine ribosyltransferase-isomerase QueA, with product MTNTHTASSDSNASLNTNNNSDVLDYLSVEDYDYDLPDRLIARYPLAQRSASKLLYLPAHTVTNATPVEDCLFSELPDLLDAGDLIVFNDTKVMKARLFGQKDTGGKLEVLIERLVTVSDLDVATLHLEDSDNKSVNQEHIALCHVKASKALKLGQRFQLADSHMSGAMIGRQDNLFILAFDAPILPNLELYGELPIPPYFERHADDTDNTRYQTVFHDPAKLASVAAPTASLHFDDLVLNKLAEKGINTAFVTLHVGAGTFAPVKTDNLLSHIMHSEYAHLPQATAELINQTHANGNKVIAIGTTVTRVLETAYQKTAINGQALSSWSGDTDIFIYPGFKFGVIDRLLTNFHLPKSTLLMLVSAFSGKASIEYAYQHAIKKEYRFFSYGDAMLLDKKTS from the coding sequence ATGACCAACACTCACACTGCATCTTCCGATTCTAATGCCTCGCTTAATACCAATAACAATAGTGACGTCTTAGATTATCTAAGCGTGGAAGATTACGACTATGACTTACCAGATCGTTTGATTGCGCGATATCCATTGGCACAGCGTTCTGCTTCAAAACTTTTGTACTTGCCTGCTCACACTGTTACAAATGCTACGCCTGTAGAAGACTGTTTGTTTTCTGAGTTGCCTGATTTATTAGATGCTGGAGACCTGATTGTCTTTAATGATACAAAGGTAATGAAGGCACGCCTATTTGGTCAAAAAGACACTGGCGGTAAACTTGAGGTCTTGATTGAGCGATTGGTTACTGTCTCAGACTTAGATGTAGCAACACTGCATTTAGAAGATTCAGATAATAAGTCAGTCAATCAAGAACATATTGCTCTTTGCCATGTAAAAGCCAGCAAAGCACTGAAACTTGGTCAACGTTTTCAACTTGCTGATAGTCATATGAGTGGCGCGATGATTGGTCGTCAGGACAACTTGTTTATTTTAGCCTTTGATGCGCCAATTTTGCCTAATTTAGAACTTTACGGTGAGTTACCTATCCCGCCTTACTTTGAACGTCATGCTGATGACACTGATAATACTCGTTATCAAACGGTATTTCATGATCCCGCTAAGCTTGCAAGTGTCGCTGCACCGACAGCAAGTTTGCATTTCGATGACTTGGTGCTCAATAAGTTGGCAGAAAAAGGCATCAATACTGCTTTTGTGACATTGCATGTTGGCGCTGGTACCTTTGCGCCAGTTAAAACAGACAACCTACTCAGTCATATTATGCACAGTGAGTATGCACATTTGCCACAAGCAACTGCTGAGCTGATTAATCAGACGCATGCAAATGGTAATAAGGTTATTGCTATTGGTACCACGGTGACTCGCGTCCTTGAAACGGCTTATCAAAAAACAGCTATCAATGGGCAAGCACTCTCTAGTTGGTCAGGGGACACAGACATTTTTATTTATCCAGGGTTTAAATTCGGTGTCATTGATCGACTGTTAACAAACTTTCATTTACCCAAATCGACGTTGCTAATGTTGGTATCAGCTTTTTCTGGCAAAGCATCGATTGAATATGCCTATCAACATGCTATTAAAAAAGAATATCGATTCTTTAGTTATGGTGATGCTATGTTACTTGACAAGAAAACAAGCTGA
- a CDS encoding FimV/HubP family polar landmark protein yields the protein MDNMLYIIAGLALILLVAALFLRKNKAQKSSAPSPINARKNTSTPSPKVDYGTPTHTNVSNSHKFDHITIAQRFMDQQRYDKAIETIKRGLSEKPHNSALSLKLLSIYATINQPEDFNNIYESIRAHNDSQTIAQADEIRSLSFEELEPAAVQTLAIDNTKDDFGAIDFDLPISQNDSTNAVAHQPIEESNNDTALNETAINDSIDSLELSDKVDNVSSITENPNDSFDLTLSDLENDFDAPNTTSEMPVTPLDNVNNDVLESSANDNISNNEDNDLSDFEFDFDSFDDTSNESSIDTNLSYDDNEEAALEEDFILDFDDLAADTDKDNIVPNDVSTNSEQHSIDTIQNGEDDFALSLSSLDAPDDISTVSNDDLSTTENDSDFDNFILENTDFGSNASESMTLEEDNFANINLEEPLLNDDIEVNDVSVVEESNVAPAAPLRFDDNTLIDDDFNIDDADSLFEAPSTTTPVSIAAPVESDTPVTPQEIESAEDFSSRFAADFDFVKSLDSNQVTLDLADQYLQLGEYDSAKRLLNEVIAQGTSEQKQQAQLLLERTA from the coding sequence ATGGACAATATGCTATATATCATCGCCGGATTGGCGCTTATTCTGTTAGTGGCTGCTTTATTCTTGCGCAAAAACAAGGCGCAGAAATCGTCAGCACCATCGCCTATTAATGCAAGAAAAAATACGTCTACTCCCTCACCAAAAGTAGATTATGGTACTCCTACCCACACTAATGTCAGCAATAGCCATAAATTTGACCATATCACTATTGCTCAGCGTTTTATGGATCAGCAGCGCTATGACAAGGCGATCGAAACCATTAAACGTGGTCTAAGTGAAAAACCTCATAACAGTGCATTGTCTCTTAAACTACTCAGCATATACGCGACGATAAACCAGCCAGAAGATTTTAATAATATTTATGAGTCTATAAGAGCCCATAATGATAGTCAGACTATCGCTCAAGCAGACGAGATAAGAAGTCTATCTTTTGAGGAATTAGAACCTGCCGCTGTGCAAACGCTAGCCATAGACAATACCAAAGACGATTTTGGCGCTATCGACTTCGATTTACCTATTAGTCAGAATGATAGTACTAATGCAGTAGCTCATCAGCCAATTGAAGAAAGTAATAACGATACTGCACTAAATGAGACTGCAATAAATGATTCTATCGACAGCTTAGAGTTATCAGATAAAGTCGACAATGTTAGTTCTATTACCGAAAATCCGAATGATAGCTTTGATCTGACGCTCAGCGATCTAGAGAATGATTTCGATGCGCCTAATACGACAAGTGAAATGCCTGTCACACCATTGGACAATGTAAATAACGACGTTTTAGAGAGCTCCGCTAACGATAATATTAGTAATAACGAAGATAACGATCTTAGTGACTTTGAGTTTGACTTTGATTCATTTGATGATACTTCGAATGAATCATCTATAGACACTAACCTCTCATATGATGACAATGAGGAAGCCGCACTAGAAGAAGATTTTATCTTAGATTTCGATGATTTAGCAGCCGATACAGACAAAGACAATATCGTCCCTAATGACGTATCTACGAATTCAGAACAACACTCTATTGATACTATCCAAAACGGTGAAGATGACTTTGCTTTATCTTTGAGCAGTCTAGATGCACCAGATGATATCAGTACTGTCTCCAATGACGACCTATCTACGACTGAAAACGACAGTGATTTTGACAATTTCATTCTGGAAAATACTGATTTTGGAAGTAATGCTTCTGAGAGTATGACCCTTGAAGAAGACAACTTTGCAAATATTAATCTTGAGGAACCATTACTCAATGATGATATCGAGGTTAATGATGTTAGCGTTGTTGAAGAATCGAATGTCGCACCTGCTGCACCATTGAGGTTTGATGACAATACGCTGATAGACGATGATTTTAATATCGACGATGCTGATTCTCTATTTGAGGCTCCGTCGACTACTACCCCAGTCTCTATAGCTGCACCAGTTGAGAGCGACACTCCTGTCACGCCTCAAGAGATTGAATCAGCAGAAGACTTTTCATCACGTTTCGCAGCAGACTTTGATTTCGTAAAGTCATTAGACAGTAATCAAGTGACGTTAGACTTGGCAGATCAATACCTACAACTGGGTGAATATGATAGTGCCAAGCGTTTACTCAATGAAGTGATAGCTCAAGGTACTAGTGAGCAGAAACAGCAAGCACAGCTATTACTCGAACGTACTGCGTAG